Sequence from the Burkholderia sp. GAS332 genome:
GTCGACGGCGGCTCGAAACTCTAGACCAACCCGATTCACGCCTGTTTCCAGTGTCGTCTAGACGCCTAATTAATCAAAGTCTCCTGCAAAAAAACCTGTTCGTTTCTGGTTCTGATGCAAATGCAAAGTATCAACGATGCAGCGTTGTTGCAGAGATCGGCGTCCCTTTTTTTTGCGGACACTGAGTGACGGGAGGAGATCGGCCATGTAGAACGCGCTTGACCGTCCGCGAGCAAAGTCGCTGGCGACAGTCGCGGATGAGGACTTGACTTAACGCTCGTCGGCGAGATAGCGTGAAAATGCGAAACGATCCCCAGTGCACGGAATAGATTGCTATTAGCCTGTGTTTGCCCCGTAAATGCCCATCTGGGTCGCTGATAGGGGTGCGTTCTATGCCTTCCATTTTCCGTTCGACGGCGCGCTTGACCGTTGCGGCCGCAACGGCGGCGATGCTGAGCGCATCGCTTGCCGCGTTTGCCGCCGGACCGGCCAGCGCAATCGCCGAAGAAGCACCATTTCTGTCCGAGAATGACAAGGCCATGATGAAGATGATGGACGACATGTCCATCAAGCCGTCTGGCGACGTCGACAAGGATTTTGTTGCGATGATGGCGCCCCACCATCAGGGCGCCATTGACATGGCCCAGGCCGAACTGCGCTACGGGCACAACGAACGGCTCCGACGTATCGCGCAGGAGATTATCGTGGAGCAGCAGCAGGAAATTATCGCCATGCGCCTCGCGTTGGGCCAGCCGCTGCCACCGTCGGCACCCACACCCGACCAACAGCCCGCCCCGGCCTCCGTGTCCGCTCCGGCAACACCCATGTCCCCTGACGATACGCAAATGCGCGTGCATAAGGAGCCTTGATGAAACGCACGTCGATTCTCGCCACCGGGCTGACTTCCATCGTGATGGCTGTCGCCCAATCCGCCTGGGCCGGCCAGGCCCCCGGTTCGCTGTCCGATCCGGACATACCGGTGAGCCACCACGACCGGGTCTATGCCGCCGAGCAATTCTCGAACACCGTATCCGTCACTGATCCGGCCGACAACCGGCTGGTCGGGGTGATTCGCCTGGGTGAGCCGTCTCCGGCGAATTTCAGCCCGCTGTATCACGGTCAGGTGCTCGTGCATGGCATGGGTTACGCACCGGACCATCGAACGATTGCGGTGGTGTCAATCGGCTCGAACTCGGTTTCGTTCATCGACACGCAAACCAACGCGGTCAAGCATGTCACCTACGTTGGACGCTCGCCGCATGAGGCGTTCTTCACCCCTGACGGCAAGGAAGTGTGGGTGACCGTGCGCGGAGAAAACTACGTAGCCGTTCTCGACGGCAAGACTTTCGAAGAGAAAACCCGGATTATTGTCCCGCCCGGCCCGGGCATGCAGATCTTCTCGCCGGACGGTAAATACGGCTACGTGTGTTCGTCGTTCAATCCAGAGGTCGAGGTGATCTCCGTGGCCGATCACACGATTGTCGGCAACGTGAAGCAGGCAAGCCCGTTTTGCCCGGACCTCGCGGCCACCCCGGACGGCAAGCAGGTCTGGTTCACGCTCAAGGACGTGGGCAAGACTCAGGTGTTCGATGCACGTCCGCCATTCGCGCTCCTGAAGACCCTCGATACGGGTCCCATCACCAACCACGTGAACATCGTGCATAACGCCAACGGCATGTTTGCTTACGTGACGGTGGGCGGCCTGAATCAGGTTAAGGTATTCCGCACCGACGACTTCTCGCAGGTCGCGACCATACCCGTTGGTAGTCTGCCGCATGGTATCTGGCCGTCGGGCGACGGCAGCCGCGTCTACGTCGGCCTTGAGAACGCAGATGCAATGACCGCCATCGATACGCTGACCAACACAGTCATTGCGACCGTGCCGATTGGGCAGGCGCCACAGGCGGTGACGTACGTGCCAAACGCGGTTCCAGAGGGAGACGGCACGCAAAATACCGTGCCGCTAGGCGTGGCGGGACAAGCCGTCCATTTGACGATGGTGCCGGTTGGAGCGGGCAAGTCGGCGGATCCCGCCGCCGCGCCTACCAGCGTCGCACTGTTCGAGCAGGGGCTGGTGCAGGTGCTGCAGGCCGCGGTCACCGGACTGCAGTCAAAGCAGCCGTATGTCCTTGGTCTGTCGAACAGTCCCGATGGCAGCGGCAATATCGACGTGCTGGCGAACTTCATGACTAACCCGGCCGGTTCGGCCATCGTGAATACCATCGGCCAGATTCGCCAGGTGGTCACGCCGGGCATGAGCACGACGGGCGACACCCGTCGTTACCTCGTGATCGCCCCGCAAACGGCGGGCAAGCCGGGGGCACCGGTGCAGGTGCAGGCGCGGCAAAGCCAGCCTGCAGCCGCTGGGCAGTGAACGGGAAGTGTTTTAGTTAGCCATGCTCGAAATAACGATGACTCGACTGGCAAGGTCAATATATAGAAATGGGCAATCGGCAATTCACCAGTGCCTACGGGTTAATCCTGACCTCAACCGATGTCGATATCGGCGTCGCCGAATCGTCGTAGGGGTATGTCCAACTTCTCCAGTGAAAGGCGAGTACACCATGACTACCGGAACCGTCCATCTCCAACGCGTCTTGCGCGCGACGCCCGAACGCATCTATCGAGCCTTCCTCGAACCTGATGCGATAGCGAAGTGGCTTCCCCCTTACGGGTTCACCTGTCAGGTGCATCACATGGATGCCCGCGTGGGTGGCACCTACAAGATGTCCTTCCGTAACTTCGGCACCGGCAATAGCCACTCGTTCGGCGGCGAGTACGTCGAACTGGTGCCGTTCGAGAAGATCCGCTACTCGGACCGATTCGACAACCCGAACCTGCCCGGCCAAATGCACGCCACCATTTCATTGCGGCAGGTGTCCTGCGGAACGGAACTCAGCATTGTGCAAGAGGGCATCCCCGCGGTCATTCCTGTGGAGATGTGCTACCTCGGCTGGCAAGAGTCGCTGTTTCAGTTGGCAAAGTTGGTCGAGCCGGAGATTCCTGACTAACGACACCGGCACAGGCGTGCACACCGTTGGTGAGGCGCCCCCATCGACGAGAGGCTTTGCGCGCCGGCGTTGTCATAAAGATAACGTTCCACCGGCTCGATGACAGCGCGGTAGTCAGCAATTCTTCCGGCGCAATCCGGGCCTAAGGCTTCCAGTCAAGTAGCGACCTGACCATTTCGCCAACGATTTCCGTCCAATCCGATCCTTCCTGTCGGTACAGTCGCATCACTCCGGGATACCAAGGCGAATCCACGCGAGCATCCATCCAGCGCCAATCGGTGCCGATGCCAGGGAGCAGCACCCAACAGGGTTTGCCTAGCGCGCCAGCAAGATGAGCAATCGCAGTATCAACGCTGATGACAAGATCTAACTGCGCAACAATTGCCGCAGTATCCGCAAAATCCTTGATGTCCGAGCCAAGATCCAGGATCGGCTGGTTGAGTGGAGGCTGAATCGCGTCCGCTTCGCCCTGTCCTTTCTGGAGGCTGATAAAACTGAGACCGGGAACGCCCCAAAGAGGGGCTAATGTTGCCAGGCCAGCCAGGGAGCGGTTGCTGTCGTTGTGATGAGAGGCACGCCCCTTCCAGACCAGACCAACCCGCACACCCGTTTCGGGCAAGCGGGGACGCCAGAATTCGATGCGATCCTGCGGCGCCTGCAGATACGGAAGACTGGCCGGGATGGAGTCTGGAGTCGTTCCGAGATGCAATGGAATGCTGAGCAGGAACGTCCAGAAATCGTGTGCGCTGGTGTTCCGTGCTCCCTCAGGCGCAATGACCACGTCCGCCCCTGTCAGCGACTGGAATAGCGGTCGAAGTTCTGGCCTGCAGACAAGCGTGATCCGTGTCGCTCCTTGCGCTTTCAGGACCGGCAGGTACCTGACGAACTGGATTTCGTCTCCGAAACCCTGCTCCGGCCAGATCAGCAGGGACTTGCCCTGCAAGGACTCGCCTCGCCACTGTGGATAACCGACGGACGGCGGTGTGGTCCCGCGTGTTACCTCACTACGATAACGCGCCTCATAGAGAGGCCAAGCTTCGGGCCATCGACCGAGATAAAGCAAGAGAATGCTCAAATACCAGCTAGCATCTGCGCAGCCAGGCCGAACGGCGAGCGCTCGCCGATAAGCCGCTTCGGCCTCAGAGAAGCGCTTGAGTTCATGAAGCAGCAAGCCCAGGTGGGTGTGGACGTCGGCATAGTCGGGGCGGATGGCGAGAGAACGCTGATAGGCTGCTTCAGCCTCGGAGAAACGCTTGAGTTCCCGGAGCAGGTTGCCCAGGTTGCCGTGAACCTCGGCATAGTCAGGGCGGATGGCGATGGCACGCCGGTAGACCGTTTCGGCCTCAGCAAGGCGCCTAAGCTCCACGAGCACAACGCCCAGATTGCAATGAGCCTGTGCATTTTCAGGGCGGATGGCGATGGCGCGCTGGTAGGCCGCCTCGGCTTCCTGAAACCGTTTGAGCTTCTGGAACAGCAGGCCAAGGTTGTAGTGGGCGTCGGCGTACTCGGGCTTCTCCTTGATAACCCGACGCCAGTACGTTTCCGCATCCAGATTCCTGTCCATTCGAAGCGAACAGGCCGCGGCGAAATTCAGTGCATCAACATTGGCAGGATGCAACTGGAGCACACGTTTTATGATGGCAAGTGCTTCAGCAAATCGTCCGCCGGAGTAAAGCGAAAGCGCCTGGCGAATATTTGTCTGCGTGGCCGGGTCAATGTTCATGCATCGGTCCATTGATAAGAAAAAAGAGTTACGCCCCCAACCCATTAAACGGCCAGTGCATCCCGTCATAGCAGAATCTTAGCGCGAGAAAACTCGGCCGTTTGCCAACCGGCAGCACAGCCTCATTAGCGCCTTCAGATTTATTCAGATTAGCGCCCACCAAAAATTTGGTGGACACCATCCTGGAAGAACCTTCCCAACTTCGCGAGACGGTACACCTCAGGTGCTTACGCTCACTGTATCGGCCCGCGCATGCGATCGATCTGATCATCGAGCCGGGCGACCGACTTGGCGAGAAACTCGGCTCGGGCATCAAGGCGGGAAAGAAGCAGCGTCACGATGAGAATCACGAACGCAAACGGAATGACGGCGGCAGCGAGCCACAGAGGCTTGACGCCGTTCGCCGCGCCGCAAACCGATCCAACGGGGAAATCCGCCGCGGCCATGCCGGTGTAATGCATACCTGCGATGGCAATGCCCATGACACAGGCCGCAGCAATGCGCTTGCGCATCACATGTTTCTGATCCGCTCCGCGGAGTGTGTTCGCGACCCACAGTGCCGCGGTGGAAGCTGCGATGGCAATGAGAATTGACCCGGCAAAGATACTTGGCTCGTAGCGAATCGCGGGGTTCATCAGCATCGCGGCCATGCCCATGTAATGCATGCTGGCGATACCCAACCCCATCAGGACCCCACCTGCGAGCACATGGGACAGCTTCAGACGTTGCCGCGTGACGGCATGCAACGCAAACCAGGAGACGAGTACGGCGATAACGAGCGAGTAACAGGTTAGGGTGAAATCGTAGCCAATCGGGATGCTCAGAGAGAACGAGAGCATCCCGATGAAGTGCATGGACCAGATGCCAACGCCCATCGCCAACGCGCCCGCCGCCAGCCATAGGTGCCGGGCACGAGCGTAAGCCAGTATGGAAAGCCGGTCTGCGAGATCAATTGCTGTGAAGGAAGCAAGCGTCGCGACGATAAGGGAAACAGCGACCAACCAAAAGTTATAGTTGCTTTGCATAGGTCAGCGGCTTTTTCACAAAAGCTCGATTATTGGTTATTAACAGCCTCGCACGGCCTCTCTGCCGACGAAGAACTGAGCGCTACACATCGCACTGGCCTGTGCGGTAATGCATTTATTCCGAGTCTCTTCCGCCACCGAATCATGTCGGACCGGTTACGGTAATGTGGTGTTGATTCTAGAGCATATTGCTTGGACGCTCATTGACGAATTGAAGGCGGATGATGACTGTTTGGCGCAGATTGATGCCCGATGCATCGCCTATTGATGCCGGCGCGCGCGAGGCCACCCGACTTCGAGGTAGCGACGTCGCCTGACCGCAGGATGTGGCATGTCAATGTTCGCCGGCCGACGCCGTCCTCAACTCAGGGATCCCTTTCGCATGTCTTGTTCGGGGCGTACTCAGGTGTTGCCCTAGTTTTGAGCTGCCGTCTCGATGGTGCGACAATCGAACACGGATAAGCCAGCTCAGAACACCGTACGCCCATGGTCCACTCAATCAAAAGGACAAGAACATGCGTCGATACTTCTACCTCGCGGCATTGCCTGCCACCTTTGTTGCCGGCATGTTTGCAGCCCATCTGGGCACACCGGCGCAAGCCCAGACGTCAAACGTCCCGCTGACGGCGCAGATCATTGACCTTGCGGCCCTAACCGATGCCGATCTTGGCGCCCAGATTCCGAACATGGGTACGTTGCGCTCGAAAGGCCTGGTCGTCACGCCGAGCGGGACCATCGCCGTGCAGACCGGTAACGTACCCAAGCATACGCACCAAGGTTCTGACGAAATCCAGTACGTCATTTCGGGAAGCGGCACTTTCTGGCTAGGCGACGAACAACGTCAGATTCATCCCGGCGACCTGATCATTATCCCGAAGGGAACGGTACATGCGGGGGCCGTGGCGACCAGCGGCGAATTCAAGGTCCTTTCTATCAAGCTGCCGCCGCAAGCGCCCGGCGACATGCAGATGGTTCCCTGACGTATCGCCGATATCCGGTGTTCCCTGATCCACGCCAGACAGACACCGGCGAAATCGCCCGATATCTCAACAGGATCGTCGCTCGATTCCCCGGCGATCCCCCTCATACTCGCCAAGCCGGCCCCGCGGGAAAGTCATACTGATCGAGCGACGCCGCATGCATTTCGATGCTGTAACCGGCACGTTGCGGCGGCATATAACGGCCGTTGCGAATTACAACCGGATCGACGAAATGCTCATGCAAATGATCCACGTACTCGAGCACCCGGTTTTCCAGCGACGCCGACACGCAGATATAGTCGAACAGCGAAATGTGCTGTACATACTCGCACAGGCCGACGCCGCCCGCGTGCGGGCATACAGGCACGCCGAATTTCGCCGCCATTAGCAGAACGATGATCACCTCGTTCAGACCACCCAAGCGGCAACTATCGACCTGACAGAAGTCGATGGCCTGCGCCTGCAGCAATTGCTTGAACATCACCCGGTTATGGCAGTGCTCGCCCGTCGCGACGCCGATGGGCCGAATCCGCTCGCGGATGGCCGCGTGGCCGAGAATGTCGTCGGGACTCGTGGGTTCCTCGATCCACCACGGATCGAATTGCGCCAGGCGCCGCATGTTCGCGACCGCTTCATCGACATCCCACACCTGGTTCGCATCCATCATCAGCTTCAGGTTTTCGCCGATTTCCTCGCGCAGGATGCGAGCCCGACGCATGTCTTCTTCGAGATTGCCCCCCACCTTCTGCTTGAAGTGCGTCCAGCCCTGCGCGACACCTTCGCGCGCGAGCCGGCGAATCTTGTCGTCGTCGTAGCCGAGCCAGCCGGCCGACGTCGTGTAGGCGGGATAGCCGTGTGCCAGCATCTCCTTCTCGCGCTCGCCCCGGGTTTTGGCATGACGGTGCAGCATGGCGATCGCTTCCTGCGGCGTGATCGCATCGGTCACGTAACGGAAGTCGAGACAACGCACGAGTTCTTCCGGGCTCATGTCGACGAGCAGTTTCCACACCGGCTTGCCTTCCGCTTTGGCCCACAAGTCCCAGGCCGCATTCACGACCGCCGCCGTCGCCAGGTGAATGGCTCCCTTGTCCGGGCCGATCCAGCGCAACTGACTGTCTGACGTCAGCGCGCGCCAGAAAGCGCCCATATTCGCGGCGATATCCTCGAGCGTTTTGCCGACGACGAGGGAGCGAAGCGCCTGTACCGCGCTCACGCAGATCTCGTTGCCGCGTCCGATCGTGAACGTGAGGCCGTGGCCTGTGAGCCCCTCCGGCGAATCGGTTTCGAGCGTCACGTAGGTGGCGGAATAATCCGGCGCGGCGTTCATCGCATCGGAGCCATCGAGTGAACGCGAGGTCGGGAACCGAATGTCCCGGACGGACAGCTTTGTGATCGTGGGCATCTGAACACCCTCTTCTGCGACAGCTATCGAGTTGAGCCTAGGCGCAAAGAGTGCCGTGCTTGCTCTGCTGGCCTCTTTGCGGCCACTGTCCCTCTCCGCGATGCGTGGTGAGAAAAGAAGAGGAAGCGCTATGCCCCCTCCTCTCACGCCGCGCCCTCGCGGCAACGGTCAATCGTAGAGCACGGCGGCGATCTTGGGATCGCTCATATTGCTCTTGTCGTACCAGTAGAAGCCGGTGTCGACTTTCTTGGGCAGCTTCTCGCCCTTCAGCGCCTTCACCGCGGAGTCGACAACACATTTGCCGATGCCAACCGGGTTCTGCGTGATGGCGCCGGCCATCAAGCCCGAATTGATGTCGTCCTTTTGCTCCTTGCCGGAGTCATAGCCAATCAGAACGAGCTTTTTGCCCGATTCCTTGACGCCAATCGCGGCCCCTTCCGCCGAGCCTTCATTCGCGCCGAAAATGCCCTTGAGATTGGGATTGGCCTGGATCATCGTCTTGGCGATTTCCGCCGACTTCAGATGGTCGCCGCCGCCATACTGAACTGAGACGATCTTGATGTTCGGGTGCTTCGCTTTCATCTCATTCAGAAAGCCGTCGCGGCGATCGATGCCGGTGCGGCTGGTCTGATCGTGCACGACCAGGCCGACCTCACCGGCATTGCCGATTGCCTCGGCCATCTTGTCGGCGGCGAGTGCGGCCGCGGCAATGTTATCCGTTGCACACGTCGTCAGCGGAATGTCGCTGTCGACGCCCGAGTCGAAGGCGATGACCGGTATTTTTTCGGCCTGTGCCTTCCTCAACAGCGGAATGGCCGCTTTGCTATCGAGCGCGGCGATGCCGAGCGCCTGAGGCTTCTTGGCAAGCGCGGCCGAGAGCATGTCGATCTGCTTATCGACCATGGCCTCGGTTTCCGGGCCCTCGAAGGTGATCCTGACGTTGTGCTCCTTGGCCGACTGTTCCGCGCCGGCTTTGACGGCCTGCCAGAACTGGTGCTGGAAGCCTTTCGAGATCAGCGGGATGTAGGTGTCCTGCGCGAGCGCAACACTGGTCCCGCCAATGAGCGCGCCAACGCCGACCACGACACCGATTAGTCTTCTTTTCAACATGGGGTTTCTCCTCCTAAGTTGGCTATCAACCTCCAGCCGTTCGGGGAGCCTTGTGCGCTCCCTTTTCTTGATCTTGTTGCACGTAGCGTCAACCTTCGTCAGCTTTTCTTGCGCCGCAAAATATCGGCATAGACCGCAAGGATGATGATGAGGCCGGTCACCACGATCTGCCATTCCTGAGCGACGGACAAGATACGCAGGCCGTTGGTCAGCACGCTCATAATGAACGCGCCGATGATCGTGCCCAGAATCGTGCCCGCACCGCCGCTGAGCGAGGTTCCGCCGATGACCACGGCCGCGATCGCTTCGAGTTCATAACCTTGGCCTAGCGCCGGCTGGGCCGAATTCAGGCGCGAGGCGATGAGCAGCCCGGCGACGCCGCAAATTGCCCCCGCCAGGCCGTAAATGGCAATCTTCCACCGATCGACATTCACGCCGGAAAGGCGCACGGCTTCTTCGTTGCTGCCAAGCGCAAAGGTGTAGCGGCCGAGCGCCGTGCGATTGAGCGTGATCGAACTCACAATCGCAAGGAAAAACAGGATCAGGACCGCGTTCGGAACGGGCAGGCTCGGCAGCACGTAGCCGATCAGCGAATCCTGAGAGATCCGGTAGAAATTTTCGGTGTCGCTGAAATAGATTGGCTTGTCGGCCGAGACGACCAGCGACAGCCCTTTCAGCAACAGCATCATGCCTAAGGTGGCAATGAACGGCGGTATTTTCATTTTCGCCGTGAGCGTTCCCGAAATGGTCCCGCAGAGCGCGCCCGTCCCAATCGCAGCGACGACGCCGGTCCACATCGGCAAATGCCAATAGGTCAGAAACACGCCGCAAATCACGGCAGTGAAGGTCATCAACGTACCGACGGACAGATCGATGCCGCCGGTGATGATGACGAACGTGCAGGCGATCGCCAGCACGCCGTTGACCGCCGTCGCCTGCAGAATCCCGAGCATATTGTCCATCTGCATGAACGCGGGAGACGCGAAGCTAAAAAAGACCAGCAGGAGGATCAGGCTCCCGAAGGCGAGCAGCTTTTGCAGCGCGGCCGGCGCGAACACGCGGGCTCGAAGGCCGGACGGCCGTCCCTCATTCGCCAACGCCGACGTATCCGATGGCTGTGTCATAAACTGGATCTCTCCTCTCGAAGCTCAGGCCGCTTTTAAGGTTTCGCGCTGCGTCGCCAATTGCATGATGCGCTCTTGCGTCGCCTCGATGGCCGAGAGTTCGCCGGTAATGCGGCCCTCGCACATTACGACGATACGGTCGCTCATGCGCAAGATTTCCGGCAGTTCCGACGAGATCATCACGATCGCCTTGCCTTGCTCGGCGAGCGAGCGCAGGAGCTTGTAGATTTCGCTCTTGGCGCCGACGTCGATGCCGCGCGTCGGCTCGTCGAAGAAAAGCACGTCGCAGTCGCGCTCGAGCCATTTCGCAACGACGATTTTCTGCTGGTTGCCACCCGAAAGAAGCCGCACCTCCTGCGTCGCGGAAGGCGTACGAATGGCGAGTAGCGTAATGAAATGGGAGGCTGTCCGCCGTATCTGGGCACGGCGCAAGAAAAAATTGAGCGAGAGGAATTTGCGCAAGTTGGACATCACGATGTTCGACTCGACGTTCATTCCGGTCGCAAGGCCGAAGCGCTTCCTGTCCTCCGACAGATAGCCAATGCCGCGCGCCACCGCATCGCTCGGATTCCTGATCGTCGCCTTCACACCTCGCACGACAATTTCGCCGGATTCGATCGGATCGGCGCCGAACACCGCCCGTGCGACCTCCGTGCGACCGGCGCCCATCAGGCCAGCAAAGCCCAAAATCTCGCCTTTGCGCAGCACAAAGCTCACGTCTCTGACCAACGGGCCGGCGTTCAGATTTTTGACTTCGAGTGCGACCTCGCCTTGGTCCGCTGTGCGCTGGGAAGGCGCGACGTCGCTTAACTTTCGCCCGACCATCATGCCGATGATCGCTTCGACGCTGGTGTCCCGGGCGCTAACCGTGGCCACATATTCCCCGTCACGCAACACGGTGACGCGGTCGGAAATCTGCTTCAGCTCATCCATCTTGTGCGAGATATAGATGATGCCCACGCCCCGGTTTCTTAGCTCGCGGATGATGCGGAAGAGCTCGGCGATCTCGGCGTCGTTGAGCGCCGAGGTCGGTTCATCCATGATCAAAACGCGCGAGTCGAAGGACAAGGCTTTGGCAATCTCGACCATCTGTTGCCTCGCGACGGTGAGCGTACTGACAACCGCGCGCGGGTCGAGATTCACATGCATGCGGGCAAGAATGTCGCGCGCTTGCGCATTGAGCTTGTCTTCGTCGAGGAACAGGCCGAGGCGTCCGCGTGGCTCACGGCCGATGAACATATTCTGGGCGACGGTCAGATGATTCATCAGTTGGAGTTCCTGATGAATGATGCCGACGCCCATGGCCTGCGCCTC
This genomic interval carries:
- a CDS encoding 40-residue YVTN family beta-propeller repeat-containing protein; this translates as MKRTSILATGLTSIVMAVAQSAWAGQAPGSLSDPDIPVSHHDRVYAAEQFSNTVSVTDPADNRLVGVIRLGEPSPANFSPLYHGQVLVHGMGYAPDHRTIAVVSIGSNSVSFIDTQTNAVKHVTYVGRSPHEAFFTPDGKEVWVTVRGENYVAVLDGKTFEEKTRIIVPPGPGMQIFSPDGKYGYVCSSFNPEVEVISVADHTIVGNVKQASPFCPDLAATPDGKQVWFTLKDVGKTQVFDARPPFALLKTLDTGPITNHVNIVHNANGMFAYVTVGGLNQVKVFRTDDFSQVATIPVGSLPHGIWPSGDGSRVYVGLENADAMTAIDTLTNTVIATVPIGQAPQAVTYVPNAVPEGDGTQNTVPLGVAGQAVHLTMVPVGAGKSADPAAAPTSVALFEQGLVQVLQAAVTGLQSKQPYVLGLSNSPDGSGNIDVLANFMTNPAGSAIVNTIGQIRQVVTPGMSTTGDTRRYLVIAPQTAGKPGAPVQVQARQSQPAAAGQ
- a CDS encoding Uncharacterized conserved protein YndB, AHSA1/START domain, which translates into the protein MTTGTVHLQRVLRATPERIYRAFLEPDAIAKWLPPYGFTCQVHHMDARVGGTYKMSFRNFGTGNSHSFGGEYVELVPFEKIRYSDRFDNPNLPGQMHATISLRQVSCGTELSIVQEGIPAVIPVEMCYLGWQESLFQLAKLVEPEIPD
- a CDS encoding Cupin domain-containing protein, producing the protein MRRYFYLAALPATFVAGMFAAHLGTPAQAQTSNVPLTAQIIDLAALTDADLGAQIPNMGTLRSKGLVVTPSGTIAVQTGNVPKHTHQGSDEIQYVISGSGTFWLGDEQRQIHPGDLIIIPKGTVHAGAVATSGEFKVLSIKLPPQAPGDMQMVP
- a CDS encoding monosaccharide ABC transporter substrate-binding protein, CUT2 family, which codes for MLKRRLIGVVVGVGALIGGTSVALAQDTYIPLISKGFQHQFWQAVKAGAEQSAKEHNVRITFEGPETEAMVDKQIDMLSAALAKKPQALGIAALDSKAAIPLLRKAQAEKIPVIAFDSGVDSDIPLTTCATDNIAAAALAADKMAEAIGNAGEVGLVVHDQTSRTGIDRRDGFLNEMKAKHPNIKIVSVQYGGGDHLKSAEIAKTMIQANPNLKGIFGANEGSAEGAAIGVKESGKKLVLIGYDSGKEQKDDINSGLMAGAITQNPVGIGKCVVDSAVKALKGEKLPKKVDTGFYWYDKSNMSDPKIAAVLYD
- a CDS encoding MHYT domain-containing protein, NO-binding membrane sensor; the protein is MQSNYNFWLVAVSLIVATLASFTAIDLADRLSILAYARARHLWLAAGALAMGVGIWSMHFIGMLSFSLSIPIGYDFTLTCYSLVIAVLVSWFALHAVTRQRLKLSHVLAGGVLMGLGIASMHYMGMAAMLMNPAIRYEPSIFAGSILIAIAASTAALWVANTLRGADQKHVMRKRIAAACVMGIAIAGMHYTGMAAADFPVGSVCGAANGVKPLWLAAAVIPFAFVILIVTLLLSRLDARAEFLAKSVARLDDQIDRMRGPIQ
- a CDS encoding monosaccharide ABC transporter ATP-binding protein, CUT2 family — translated: MIPLISVKRLNKRFPGVRALHEVQFELMAGEVHALMGENGAGKSTLMKILAGVYTRDTGEILYDGQPVEFLSPREAQAMGVGIIHQELQLMNHLTVAQNMFIGREPRGRLGLFLDEDKLNAQARDILARMHVNLDPRAVVSTLTVARQQMVEIAKALSFDSRVLIMDEPTSALNDAEIAELFRIIRELRNRGVGIIYISHKMDELKQISDRVTVLRDGEYVATVSARDTSVEAIIGMMVGRKLSDVAPSQRTADQGEVALEVKNLNAGPLVRDVSFVLRKGEILGFAGLMGAGRTEVARAVFGADPIESGEIVVRGVKATIRNPSDAVARGIGYLSEDRKRFGLATGMNVESNIVMSNLRKFLSLNFFLRRAQIRRTASHFITLLAIRTPSATQEVRLLSGGNQQKIVVAKWLERDCDVLFFDEPTRGIDVGAKSEIYKLLRSLAEQGKAIVMISSELPEILRMSDRIVVMCEGRITGELSAIEATQERIMQLATQRETLKAA
- a CDS encoding monosaccharide ABC transporter membrane protein, CUT2 family — translated: MTQPSDTSALANEGRPSGLRARVFAPAALQKLLAFGSLILLLVFFSFASPAFMQMDNMLGILQATAVNGVLAIACTFVIITGGIDLSVGTLMTFTAVICGVFLTYWHLPMWTGVVAAIGTGALCGTISGTLTAKMKIPPFIATLGMMLLLKGLSLVVSADKPIYFSDTENFYRISQDSLIGYVLPSLPVPNAVLILFFLAIVSSITLNRTALGRYTFALGSNEEAVRLSGVNVDRWKIAIYGLAGAICGVAGLLIASRLNSAQPALGQGYELEAIAAVVIGGTSLSGGAGTILGTIIGAFIMSVLTNGLRILSVAQEWQIVVTGLIIILAVYADILRRKKS
- a CDS encoding Tetratricopeptide (TPR) repeat, coding for MNIDPATQTNIRQALSLYSGGRFAEALAIIKRVLQLHPANVDALNFAAACSLRMDRNLDAETYWRRVIKEKPEYADAHYNLGLLFQKLKRFQEAEAAYQRAIAIRPENAQAHCNLGVVLVELRRLAEAETVYRRAIAIRPDYAEVHGNLGNLLRELKRFSEAEAAYQRSLAIRPDYADVHTHLGLLLHELKRFSEAEAAYRRALAVRPGCADASWYLSILLLYLGRWPEAWPLYEARYRSEVTRGTTPPSVGYPQWRGESLQGKSLLIWPEQGFGDEIQFVRYLPVLKAQGATRITLVCRPELRPLFQSLTGADVVIAPEGARNTSAHDFWTFLLSIPLHLGTTPDSIPASLPYLQAPQDRIEFWRPRLPETGVRVGLVWKGRASHHNDSNRSLAGLATLAPLWGVPGLSFISLQKGQGEADAIQPPLNQPILDLGSDIKDFADTAAIVAQLDLVISVDTAIAHLAGALGKPCWVLLPGIGTDWRWMDARVDSPWYPGVMRLYRQEGSDWTEIVGEMVRSLLDWKP
- a CDS encoding L-fuconate dehydratase produces the protein MPTITKLSVRDIRFPTSRSLDGSDAMNAAPDYSATYVTLETDSPEGLTGHGLTFTIGRGNEICVSAVQALRSLVVGKTLEDIAANMGAFWRALTSDSQLRWIGPDKGAIHLATAAVVNAAWDLWAKAEGKPVWKLLVDMSPEELVRCLDFRYVTDAITPQEAIAMLHRHAKTRGEREKEMLAHGYPAYTTSAGWLGYDDDKIRRLAREGVAQGWTHFKQKVGGNLEEDMRRARILREEIGENLKLMMDANQVWDVDEAVANMRRLAQFDPWWIEEPTSPDDILGHAAIRERIRPIGVATGEHCHNRVMFKQLLQAQAIDFCQVDSCRLGGLNEVIIVLLMAAKFGVPVCPHAGGVGLCEYVQHISLFDYICVSASLENRVLEYVDHLHEHFVDPVVIRNGRYMPPQRAGYSIEMHAASLDQYDFPAGPAWRV